The following proteins come from a genomic window of Sesamum indicum cultivar Zhongzhi No. 13 linkage group LG10, S_indicum_v1.0, whole genome shotgun sequence:
- the LOC105172319 gene encoding uncharacterized protein LOC105172319 encodes MKDFPSCFGENGVQVADFSSSNTSRAAQNLVTCVYQCRIGGRSCWITVTWCKNLMGQGLSIGIDDNTHQCLCKVDIKPWLFSKKKGSKSLEADSSKIDIYWDLSLAKFGSGPEPLEGFYVGIVFQKQMILLLGDMRKEAFKKAGSVLAQSGAVFISKREHIFGKNIFSTKAQFCDIGRVHDLVIECDXXXXXXXXXXXXXXXXXXXXXXXXXXXPCLTIHLDRKLIMQVKRLPWKFRGNNTILVDGLAIEVFWDVHNWLFGTSLGNAVFMFKTRESAEKLWASQPLQDPLTLHWSWSQRYRDSQLQSLGFSLILHAWKHE; translated from the coding sequence ATGAAGGATTTTCCATCTTGTTTTGGGGAAAATGGGGTTCAAGTTGCTGACTTTTCATCTTCAAATACTAGTAGGGCGGCGCAGAATCTTGTAACTTGTGTTTACCAGTGTAGAATTGGTGGAAGATCTTGTTGGATTACTGTCACTTGGTGCAAGAATTTGATGGGTCAAGGGCTTAGTATTGGGATTGATGATAATACCCATCAGTGCCTCTGTAAAGTGGATATTAAACCTTGGTTGTTCTCCAAGAAGAAAGGCTCAAAGAGTTTAGAGGCAGATTCGtctaaaattgatatatattggGACCTTTCTTTAGCCAAGTTCGGATCTGGACCTGAGCCATTGGAGGGTTTCTATGTGGGGATTGTGTTTCAGAAACAAATGATTCTGCTTCTTGGGGACATGAGAAAAGAAGCTTTCAAGAAAGCAGGTTCCGTTCTAGCTCAATCTGGTGCTGTTTTCATATCTAAGAGAGAGCATATTTTCGGGAAGAATATCTTCAGCACTAAAGCTCAGTTTTGCGATATTGGAAGAGTCCATGACCTTGTGATTGAATGTGATANNNNNNNNNNNNNNNNNNNNNNNNNNNNNNNNNNNNNNNNNNNNNNNNNNNNNNNNNNNNNNNNNNNNNNNNNNNNNNNNCCGTGCCTGACAATCCACTTGGACAGGAAGCTAATTATGCAAGTGAAGAGGCTGCCGTGGAAGTTTAGGGGAAATAATACCATCTTGGTGGATGGTCTTGCTATAGAAGTTTTTTGGGATGTGCATAATTGGCTCTTTGGAACCTCACTTGGAAATGCAGTTTTCATGTTCAAGACCAGAGAGTCAGCTGAGAAATTATGGGCAAGCCAACCCCTTCAAGATCCTCTCACGTTGCACTGGTCTTGGTCCCAAAGATACCGAGATTCCCAGTTACAAAGTCTTGGTTTCTCACTAATTCTGCATGCATGGAAGCATGAATAG